One Streptosporangium sp. NBC_01495 DNA window includes the following coding sequences:
- a CDS encoding alpha-ketoacid dehydrogenase subunit beta, producing the protein MRVAENLNAALHGLLDDDPTAYVLGEDILDPYGGAFKVTKGLSTRFPERVIGTPISEGALTGVAAGLALTGNTAVAEIMFGDFVALAFDQLCNFASKSVSMYGKRLPLRMVVRCPTGGGRGYGPTHSQSLQKHFVGMPGLSLYEMSPFHDNRAVFAAMLGQGEPCVFFEDKVLYTRQMERVDPLFLVRRDGDLAVVDIRDAGDRPDCVVIAPGGMAHRVLGAMRSLMMEEEISVRLLVPSRLYPLDADALLPHLGDVVLVAEESTAGGTWGSEVAHLLHARVWDRLRGPVRLVHSRASVIPTAAHLENEVLVGESTIHHAVREALRG; encoded by the coding sequence GTGCGCGTAGCGGAGAACCTCAACGCGGCCCTGCACGGGCTGCTGGACGACGACCCCACCGCCTACGTGCTCGGCGAGGACATCCTCGACCCGTACGGCGGCGCCTTCAAGGTCACCAAGGGGCTGTCCACCCGCTTTCCCGAGCGCGTGATCGGCACCCCGATCAGCGAGGGCGCGCTGACCGGCGTCGCGGCGGGACTGGCGCTCACCGGCAACACCGCCGTGGCCGAGATCATGTTCGGCGACTTCGTGGCGCTCGCCTTCGACCAGCTGTGCAACTTCGCCAGCAAGTCGGTGTCGATGTACGGCAAGCGGCTGCCGCTGCGGATGGTGGTGCGCTGCCCGACCGGTGGCGGCCGGGGCTATGGCCCCACCCACAGCCAGAGCCTGCAGAAGCACTTCGTCGGCATGCCGGGGCTGTCGCTGTACGAGATGTCCCCCTTCCACGACAACCGCGCGGTGTTCGCGGCGATGCTGGGACAAGGCGAGCCGTGCGTGTTCTTCGAGGACAAGGTCCTCTACACCCGGCAGATGGAGCGGGTGGACCCGCTGTTCCTGGTGCGCCGCGACGGGGACCTGGCCGTGGTGGACATCCGCGACGCGGGCGACCGCCCCGACTGCGTGGTCATCGCCCCGGGCGGGATGGCCCACCGGGTGCTGGGCGCGATGCGCTCCCTGATGATGGAGGAGGAGATCTCCGTCCGGCTGCTGGTCCCCTCCCGGCTCTACCCGCTGGACGCCGACGCGCTCCTGCCCCACCTGGGGGACGTCGTCCTGGTCGCGGAGGAGAGCACCGCCGGGGGCACCTGGGGCAGCGAGGTCGCCCACCTGCTGCACGCCCGCGTCTGGGACCGCCTGCGCGGACCCGTCCGCCTCGTCCACTCACGGGCCTCCGTGATCCCCACCGCCGCGCACCTGGAGAACGAGGTCCTGGTCGGGGAGTCCACGATCCACCACGCCGTACGGGAGGCTCTGCGTGGCTGA